The following is a genomic window from Pirellulales bacterium.
CGTGATCGTCCCACGGCTGCCCGCCGCCGAAGTAAACCTGCACCATCCGCACGCCGCGCTCGACCAACCGCCGCGCCACCAGGCAGGCGTCGGCAAACTGGCCGGGGCCATAGTCGTCGCGTGTGGCGACCGTCTCGCGATTGAGGTCGAACACTTCCTGGGCCGCGAACTGCAAGCGGAACGCCATCTCCAGCGACTCGATCCGCGCTTCGAGCTGGCCGTCTTCGCCGCGCTCGGCGAGGTGCTCGCGGTTGAGTTGCTGCAACAGGTCGAGCTGCTTTCGCTGGGCGTCGGGCGGCAGATAGTTGTTGTGGACGTGCTCGATGACCGACTGCGGGGCGATTTTGCCATTGTTGATGTGGCAGCCCTGAAACACGCCCGGCAGAAAACTGTTGCCCCAAAGCTGCGGTCCGACCGTCGGCTTGCCGGGGCAGAGCACCACGAAGCCCGGCAGGTTCTGGTTCTCGGTCCCCAGGCCGTAGGTCAGCCACGAGCCCATGCAAGGCCGCGTCGGTTGCGTGTGGCCCGAGTTCATCATCAGCAAGGCCGGCTCGTGGTTGGGAATGTCGGTGTGCATCGAACGAATCACGCACACCTCGTCGATCACTTGGGCCGTGTGCGGATACAGCTCGCTCACATCGATGCCGTTCTGGCCATACTTGGCGAACTTGAAGGGCGAGGGGAACAACTTGCCGACCGTGCGCTGATAATTCTTCGTCAGCTCTTCGGGCTGCTGACCGGCATATTTCTCCAACGCCGGCTTGGGGTCGAATGTATCGACGTGCGACGGGCCGCCGTTCATGAACAGGAAGATCACCCGCTTGGCCCGCGGCGCGAAGTGCGGCGACTTCGGCGACAGCGGACTGGCCGCCGCGCCGCTCGAGGCGGCCTGCGCGGCCCCCTCGCCCAGCAGTCCCGCATCGGCCAGCACCGCCGCCAGGCCCAGGGCACCGAAGCCGGTGCCCATCTGCGACAGCCAGCGCCGCCGCGAAGAGGGAAGCCCAAGGTGAAGATGGTTTTCCGCGATGTGGATTCTCATAGCCTACCTAGCCTGGA
Proteins encoded in this region:
- a CDS encoding DUF1501 domain-containing protein; this translates as MRIHIAENHLHLGLPSSRRRWLSQMGTGFGALGLAAVLADAGLLGEGAAQAASSGAAASPLSPKSPHFAPRAKRVIFLFMNGGPSHVDTFDPKPALEKYAGQQPEELTKNYQRTVGKLFPSPFKFAKYGQNGIDVSELYPHTAQVIDEVCVIRSMHTDIPNHEPALLMMNSGHTQPTRPCMGSWLTYGLGTENQNLPGFVVLCPGKPTVGPQLWGNSFLPGVFQGCHINNGKIAPQSVIEHVHNNYLPPDAQRKQLDLLQQLNREHLAERGEDGQLEARIESLEMAFRLQFAAQEVFDLNRETVATRDDYGPGQFADACLVARRLVERGVRMVQVYFGGGQPWDDHGDILNHAKHAQQSDRPIAALISDLKRRGLLDETLIVWSGEFGRTPWSQGAKGRDHHARGFTSWLAGGGVKGGLAFGETDEFGNDAVKDKVHIHDLHATILHMLGIDHERLTYRYSGRDFRLTDVSGRVVHEILV